Proteins encoded by one window of Metamycoplasma subdolum:
- a CDS encoding helix-turn-helix transcriptional regulator, translating into MNWLELIKQLRNKMLITQSELAEEIGVTFATVNRYENGWFEPTMKIKRKLMRLFKIYGIVESDTNYGK; encoded by the coding sequence ATGAATTGGTTAGAATTAATAAAACAATTAAGAAATAAAATGCTTATTACTCAAAGCGAACTTGCAGAAGAAATTGGAGTTACATTTGCTACTGTTAACCGTTATGAAAACGGATGATTTGAACCAACCATGAAAATTAAAAGAAAACTTATGCGTCTTTTTAAGATATATGGAATAGTAGAAAGCGACACTAACTATGGAAAATAA
- a CDS encoding 23S rRNA (pseudouridine(1915)-N(3))-methyltransferase RlmH, producing the protein MKINIIAVGNLTKEFKDLYDSYVKKISFFSKINLIEIKEINEQNIELKKEKETKLIVEKIPKSSKIFLLSIKGKTFDSVEFSNLLEEDNLTFVIGGSNGVCEENFDNKISFSNLTFPHQLFRVMLVEQIYRGFTIKNNIKYHK; encoded by the coding sequence ATGAAAATAAATATAATAGCAGTTGGAAATTTGACTAAAGAATTCAAAGATTTATATGATTCTTATGTTAAAAAAATAAGTTTCTTTAGCAAGATCAACTTAATTGAAATAAAAGAAATTAATGAACAAAATATTGAACTTAAAAAAGAAAAAGAAACAAAACTTATTGTTGAAAAAATTCCAAAGAGTTCAAAGATCTTTTTGTTATCAATCAAAGGTAAAACTTTTGATAGTGTAGAATTTTCAAATCTTTTGGAAGAAGATAACCTAACTTTTGTTATCGGAGGTTCAAACGGTGTTTGCGAAGAAAACTTTGATAATAAAATTTCATTTTCAAATCTAACATTTCCTCATCAACTTTTTAGAGTAATGTTGGTTGAACAAATATATCGTGGATTTACTATTAAAAATAACATTAAATATCATAAGTAA
- the mnmG gene encoding tRNA uridine-5-carboxymethylaminomethyl(34) synthesis enzyme MnmG, with the protein MQTFDAIVIGGGHAGIEACFALAKRNFKVALITLNTNRLAMLPCNPSIGGSAKGIITREIDALGGVQGIFADKSMIQIKMLNSSKGPSVWSLRAQIDKEKYCQIILEEIKKQKNITLIEDEALDLIVENNSCIGVKTLTHGNIFSKVTIMTTGVYMNSRILRGKDIKYDGPDGEKTSNDLSNNLKKYGFEIIRLKTGTPCRIYTDSIDFSKVEKEKLDKNELNFSMHSNIKLDEQTCCYITHTTLKTKEIVLKNLDKSSLYSGIIIGIGPRYCPSIEDKIVRFQEKDTHHIFFEPETSKGDIMYINGLSTSMPVDVQDLMIKSIPGLENAKVQKYGYAIEYDAINPLNLHKSLESKLVKNFFSAGQPNGTSGYEEAAAQGLVAGINAANKLDNMPHMEIKRNDAYIGVLIDDIVTKGTNEPYRMLTSRAEYRLLLRNDNVDIRLAKYAFENKMIDEKEYNRINQKYASIQKKIENLKEDYVSANSDLAKKYNNFNGISKLKLLANPATDPIDILGNDYPYINELTIQVRLFGYLKKQESTAEKMLRLEKLKIPVDIDYYLVDNLATEARQKLTKIKPTTIGQASRISGINPADIQMLMYYLNNKR; encoded by the coding sequence ATGCAAACATTTGATGCAATAGTTATTGGAGGCGGTCACGCCGGAATTGAAGCATGCTTTGCGTTAGCAAAGCGAAATTTTAAAGTTGCCTTAATTACTTTAAATACAAACCGTTTAGCAATGCTACCATGTAATCCATCAATTGGTGGTTCAGCAAAAGGAATAATAACACGTGAAATTGACGCTCTAGGCGGTGTTCAAGGAATTTTTGCTGATAAATCAATGATTCAAATTAAGATGTTAAACTCTTCAAAAGGTCCAAGTGTTTGATCTTTAAGGGCACAAATTGATAAAGAAAAATATTGTCAAATCATTTTAGAAGAAATTAAAAAACAAAAAAATATTACTTTAATTGAAGATGAAGCTTTAGATTTAATTGTAGAAAATAATTCTTGCATCGGAGTTAAAACTTTAACTCACGGCAATATTTTTTCAAAAGTAACAATCATGACCACTGGTGTTTATATGAACTCAAGAATCTTGCGTGGCAAAGACATAAAATACGATGGACCAGATGGCGAAAAAACAAGCAATGATCTTTCAAATAATTTAAAAAAATATGGCTTTGAAATTATTAGACTTAAAACGGGAACACCTTGCAGAATTTATACCGACAGCATTGATTTTTCTAAAGTTGAAAAAGAAAAACTTGATAAAAACGAGCTAAATTTTTCAATGCATTCAAATATAAAATTAGATGAGCAAACTTGTTGTTATATAACTCATACAACTTTAAAAACTAAAGAAATTGTTTTAAAAAACTTGGATAAAAGCTCTCTTTATTCAGGAATAATAATTGGAATTGGCCCAAGATATTGTCCTTCAATTGAAGATAAAATTGTCCGCTTTCAAGAAAAAGATACACATCATATTTTCTTTGAACCAGAAACATCAAAAGGCGACATAATGTATATAAATGGTCTTTCAACTTCAATGCCAGTTGATGTTCAAGATTTAATGATAAAATCAATTCCTGGGCTTGAAAATGCTAAGGTTCAAAAGTATGGTTATGCTATTGAATATGATGCAATTAATCCTTTAAATTTACATAAATCTTTAGAATCTAAATTAGTTAAAAATTTCTTTTCCGCTGGTCAGCCTAACGGAACTAGTGGTTATGAAGAAGCGGCTGCTCAAGGGCTTGTTGCTGGAATAAACGCAGCAAATAAACTTGACAATATGCCTCATATGGAAATAAAAAGAAATGATGCTTACATTGGCGTTTTAATTGATGATATTGTTACAAAAGGAACAAATGAACCTTATAGAATGCTTACTAGTAGAGCTGAATATCGCTTGCTTTTAAGAAACGATAATGTTGATATAAGACTTGCAAAATATGCTTTTGAAAACAAGATGATTGATGAAAAAGAATATAACCGCATAAATCAAAAATACGCTTCAATACAGAAGAAAATTGAAAATTTGAAGGAAGATTATGTTTCGGCAAATTCAGATCTCGCAAAGAAATATAATAATTTCAATGGGATCTCAAAATTAAAACTTTTAGCTAATCCAGCAACTGATCCAATTGATATTTTAGGAAATGATTATCCTTACATAAATGAACTTACAATTCAAGTTAGACTTTTTGGTTATCTTAAAAAACAAGAAAGTACTGCTGAAAAAATGCTTCGTCTTGAAAAATTAAAAATACCTGTTGATATTGATTATTATTTAGTTGATAATCTCGCAACCGAAGCAAGACAAAAACTTACAAAAATTAAACCAACAACGATCGGGCAAGCTTCAAGAATAAGCGGAATTAATCCTGCTGATATTCAAATGTTAATGTATTATTTAAACAATAAGAGATAA